A genomic window from Massilia sp. METH4 includes:
- a CDS encoding rarD protein, giving the protein MLSAALSGVSGNLILGFSSLYWKALAQVPPTVLLGLRIVFSLATLLLVMAVLGRFRGLRQRLTPRALAIHTAAALLVVVNWGTFIWASIHGHVVESGLGYLIAPFVAIGVGVIAPGDRMSWLRKGALALIAAAVLAMVQRSGELAHWVYLLIGGTWGAYACLKKLTTLDAFSGLLCETAVLCVLLALSLATPYMSLRLPHGLSAGAMLALGLCGVVSVLPLWLFSLAAARLPLSVMGFFQFVLPTTQLVVALVFYRQEVSLNTLLSFAVIWCALGILVAEPFLRRARPAPEASS; this is encoded by the coding sequence ATGTTGTCGGCCGCCTTGTCCGGCGTGTCCGGCAACCTGATCCTTGGCTTTTCCTCGCTCTACTGGAAAGCGCTCGCGCAGGTGCCGCCCACTGTCCTGCTGGGCTTGCGCATCGTGTTCTCGCTGGCCACGCTCCTCCTCGTGATGGCGGTACTTGGCCGCTTTCGAGGCCTGAGGCAACGATTGACGCCGCGCGCGCTGGCCATTCACACGGCGGCCGCCCTCCTTGTCGTGGTTAACTGGGGCACCTTCATCTGGGCATCCATCCACGGGCACGTGGTCGAGAGCGGGCTCGGTTACCTGATCGCTCCCTTCGTGGCAATCGGCGTTGGCGTCATCGCGCCCGGCGACCGGATGAGTTGGCTGCGCAAGGGTGCCCTGGCCCTCATCGCGGCCGCCGTGCTGGCCATGGTACAGCGCAGCGGCGAGCTCGCGCACTGGGTCTACCTCCTCATTGGCGGGACATGGGGCGCTTACGCATGCCTGAAAAAACTCACGACACTGGATGCATTCAGCGGATTGCTATGCGAAACGGCGGTGCTGTGCGTACTGCTGGCGCTGTCGCTTGCAACGCCCTACATGTCCCTACGCCTGCCGCACGGTCTTTCAGCCGGCGCCATGCTGGCCTTGGGCCTGTGCGGCGTGGTCTCGGTCCTGCCGCTATGGCTGTTCTCGCTGGCGGCGGCCCGGCTGCCATTGTCGGTGATGGGATTCTTCCAGTTCGTCCTGCCCACCACGCAACTGGTCGTCGCGCTGGTCTTCTACCGCCAGGAAGTGTCGCTGAACACCCTCCTCTCGTTTGCCGTCATCTGGTGCGCGCTCGGCATCCTCGTCGCCGAACCGTTCCTGAGGCGCGCCAGACCCGCGCCGGAGGCGTCGTCCTGA
- a CDS encoding tannase/feruloyl esterase family alpha/beta hydrolase: MHDHSIRPALAALALAAMLPGCGGSGTTATATTHLAVATGAKLTSCTDLAAKAAFAGTTITSATLAPAGSVTQTLNGVATPMPEHCVVLGKMNERTGVDGRPYAIGFEMRLPRDWNGRFFYQANGGNDGSISGGNAAFGNLLGGGPVSNALLQGYAVISSDAGHVPDATANGAIAGQVYGLDPQARLDYGYNAVGQLTPMAKNVIRAAYGKGPDRSYIVGCSNGGRHGLVAASRYGDQYDGVLAGAPGYNLPQAAVTQMWDAQAFAAAAPAGANGRPNIGAGYSDADLRLVAGKILERCDKLDGLADGMVSDTAQCQAAFSLARDVPTCAGAPDGACLTATQKAALQKVYDGPKNSAGNALYARWSWDPGIAGPGWRSWKLGTATSPGLTATLGAPSMAFIFSTPPADPAVLTGTGTSLLDYALNFNFDANAAKIFATTDRFTESSMSFMTPPNPGRLDTLRARGGKVLVFHGVSDPVFSFDDTVKWLNALKANYSDTGAFARVFSVPGMNHCSGGPATDQFDMMSALVDWVEKGIEPEAIRATARTASANPGLGTIPAGRTRPLCSWPKVATYAGGNVDDAASFTCR, translated from the coding sequence ATGCACGACCATTCCATCCGCCCGGCGCTGGCGGCGCTGGCGCTCGCCGCCATGCTGCCGGGCTGCGGCGGCAGCGGCACCACGGCCACCGCCACCACCCACCTTGCCGTTGCCACGGGCGCCAAGCTGACCAGCTGCACCGACCTTGCCGCGAAGGCGGCCTTCGCCGGCACCACCATCACATCCGCCACCCTGGCGCCGGCCGGCAGCGTGACGCAAACGCTGAACGGCGTGGCGACGCCGATGCCCGAGCACTGCGTCGTGCTGGGAAAAATGAACGAGCGGACCGGCGTGGACGGCCGGCCGTACGCGATCGGCTTCGAGATGCGCCTGCCGCGCGACTGGAACGGCCGCTTCTTCTACCAGGCCAATGGCGGCAACGATGGCAGCATCAGCGGCGGCAACGCGGCGTTCGGCAACCTGCTGGGCGGCGGCCCGGTCAGCAACGCGCTGCTGCAGGGCTATGCGGTGATCAGCTCCGATGCCGGTCACGTGCCGGACGCCACGGCCAACGGCGCCATCGCCGGCCAGGTCTACGGCCTGGACCCGCAAGCCCGGCTCGATTATGGCTACAACGCGGTCGGGCAGCTCACGCCGATGGCGAAGAACGTCATCCGCGCCGCCTACGGCAAGGGGCCGGACCGGTCGTACATCGTCGGCTGCTCGAATGGCGGGCGGCACGGCCTGGTGGCGGCGAGCCGCTACGGCGACCAGTACGACGGCGTGCTGGCCGGCGCGCCGGGCTACAACCTGCCGCAGGCGGCGGTGACGCAGATGTGGGATGCGCAAGCCTTCGCCGCCGCCGCGCCGGCCGGGGCCAACGGCCGGCCGAACATCGGCGCCGGCTACTCGGACGCCGACTTGCGGCTGGTGGCCGGCAAGATCCTCGAGCGCTGCGACAAGCTCGATGGCCTGGCCGACGGGATGGTGAGCGACACGGCGCAGTGCCAGGCCGCGTTCTCGCTGGCGCGCGACGTGCCCACGTGCGCCGGCGCGCCGGACGGTGCCTGCCTGACGGCCACGCAAAAGGCGGCCCTGCAGAAGGTGTACGACGGGCCGAAGAACTCGGCCGGCAATGCGCTGTACGCGCGCTGGTCGTGGGACCCGGGCATCGCCGGTCCAGGCTGGCGCAGCTGGAAGCTGGGCACCGCCACAAGCCCCGGCCTGACGGCCACGCTGGGGGCACCGTCGATGGCGTTTATTTTCTCCACGCCGCCGGCCGATCCGGCCGTGCTGACGGGCACGGGCACGTCGCTGCTCGACTACGCGCTCAACTTCAACTTCGACGCGAATGCCGCGAAGATTTTTGCCACCACCGACCGCTTCACGGAATCGTCGATGTCGTTCATGACGCCGCCGAATCCCGGCCGGCTCGACACGCTGCGCGCGCGCGGCGGCAAGGTCCTCGTCTTCCACGGCGTGAGCGACCCGGTGTTTTCGTTCGACGACACGGTGAAGTGGCTGAACGCATTGAAGGCCAACTACAGCGACACCGGCGCGTTCGCCCGCGTGTTCTCCGTGCCCGGCATGAACCACTGCTCCGGCGGCCCGGCGACCGACCAGTTCGACATGATGAGCGCCCTGGTGGACTGGGTGGAGAAGGGCATCGAACCCGAGGCGATCCGCGCCACCGCCCGCACGGCCAGCGCCAATCCGGGCCTCGGCACCATCCCCGCCGGCCGCACCCGGCCGCTGTGCAGCTGGCCGAAAGTGGCCACCTATGCCGGTGGCAACGTGGACGACGCGGCCAGCTTCACCTGCCGCTAA
- a CDS encoding p-hydroxycinnamoyl CoA hydratase/lyase codes for MNKYEGRWQTVKVDVAEGIGWITLNRPEKRNAMSPTLNREMIDVLETLELDDAAQVIVLTGAGESWSAGMDLKEYFRETDGKPEIMQERIRRDCSQWQWKLLRMYSKSTIAMVNGWCFGGAFSPLVACDLAIAADDAVFGLSEVNWGIPPGNLVSKAVADTMGHRQALHYIMTGETFTGKQAAEMGLVNRSVPREELRDAVVALARNLLEKNPVVLRYAKQGFKRARELTWEQGEDYLYAKTDQSNYRDPEKGRKEGLKQFLDDKTIKPGLQAYKRT; via the coding sequence ATGAACAAGTACGAAGGGCGCTGGCAAACCGTGAAGGTCGACGTCGCGGAAGGCATCGGCTGGATCACGCTGAACCGGCCGGAAAAACGTAACGCCATGAGCCCGACGCTGAACCGCGAGATGATCGACGTGCTGGAAACGCTCGAGCTGGACGACGCGGCCCAGGTGATCGTGCTGACCGGCGCCGGCGAGTCCTGGTCGGCCGGCATGGACTTGAAGGAGTACTTCCGCGAGACGGACGGCAAGCCGGAGATCATGCAGGAACGCATCCGCCGCGATTGCTCGCAATGGCAGTGGAAGCTGCTGCGCATGTACAGCAAGTCCACCATCGCCATGGTGAACGGCTGGTGCTTCGGCGGCGCGTTCTCGCCGCTGGTGGCCTGCGACCTGGCGATCGCCGCCGATGACGCCGTGTTCGGCCTCTCCGAGGTGAACTGGGGCATCCCGCCGGGGAACCTGGTCAGCAAGGCCGTGGCGGACACGATGGGCCATCGCCAGGCACTGCACTACATCATGACGGGCGAGACCTTCACCGGCAAGCAGGCGGCCGAGATGGGGCTGGTCAACCGCAGCGTACCCAGGGAAGAATTGCGCGACGCGGTCGTGGCGCTGGCGCGCAACCTGCTGGAGAAGAACCCGGTGGTGCTGCGCTACGCCAAGCAGGGCTTCAAGCGCGCCCGCGAGCTGACGTGGGAGCAGGGCGAGGATTACCTGTACGCGAAGACCGACCAGTCGAACTACCGCGACCCGGAAAAGGGCCGCAAGGAAGGCTTGAAGCAGTTCCTGGACGATAAGACGATCAAGCCGGGCCTGCAGGCGTACAAACGCACCTGA